In a genomic window of Anoxybacter fermentans:
- a CDS encoding FmdB family zinc ribbon protein, which yields MPTYEYKCENCGRFERFEKITAEPLTECPTCKGKVHRVISAVGVIFKGSGFYITDNRSSEYKKAANEASKEKNSSDSKKAS from the coding sequence ATGCCAACTTATGAATATAAATGTGAAAATTGTGGACGTTTCGAAAGATTTGAAAAGATTACTGCAGAGCCTTTAACTGAATGTCCAACCTGCAAAGGAAAAGTACACCGGGTTATTAGTGCTGTAGGTGTTATCTTTAAAGGCTCAGGATTTTATATCACTGATAACCGCAGCAGCGAATACAAAAAAGCTGCTAATGAAGCTTCTAAAGAAAAAAATTCCAGTGATAGTAAAAAAGCATCATAA
- a CDS encoding LysO family transporter, producing MWTILITLIAGFIIGYLDLIPSKLQTYTQWLTTGGLIILLISMGAGISSNPELISKIKKLGMQSFLLASFSILGSILLVWILEKWLFSKKKGADRKWHG from the coding sequence ATGTGGACTATTCTAATCACTTTAATAGCAGGATTTATAATCGGTTATCTGGATTTAATCCCTTCAAAACTACAAACCTACACCCAATGGCTTACCACAGGAGGACTTATTATCCTTCTAATCAGCATGGGGGCTGGTATCAGTTCCAACCCTGAACTTATAAGTAAAATAAAAAAGTTGGGAATGCAATCATTTCTTCTGGCATCTTTTAGTATCCTGGGCAGTATTTTATTGGTCTGGATTCTGGAAAAATGGTTATTCTCTAAGAAAAAAGGAGCTGACAGAAAGTGGCATGGTTAA
- a CDS encoding lysine exporter LysO family protein, protein MAWLILGAVGVGIGLGFFINDQMVQNLEQISTIALAILLLGIGIDLGQNKKIWYGLKEKGWRILLIPLAIAIGSIAAAGLCALIINLPLNEGTAIGAGFGWYSLSGILITRLYNNEIGAMAFLTNVFRELLAVLIMPFLAKHVGQITTIAPSGATSMDTTLPLISRLTNPETTLLAFVNGAILSALVPILVPLLIQL, encoded by the coding sequence GTGGCATGGTTAATATTAGGAGCTGTTGGAGTCGGTATTGGCCTCGGTTTTTTCATTAATGATCAAATGGTTCAGAATTTAGAACAGATTTCAACTATTGCATTGGCAATACTTCTGTTGGGTATTGGTATAGATCTGGGCCAGAACAAAAAAATATGGTATGGACTTAAAGAAAAGGGCTGGCGCATCCTTTTAATACCCCTTGCTATTGCAATAGGTAGTATTGCTGCAGCAGGTTTATGTGCACTTATAATTAATCTTCCTTTAAATGAAGGAACTGCCATTGGAGCAGGTTTTGGATGGTATAGCTTATCTGGAATTTTGATAACACGTTTATATAATAATGAGATAGGAGCCATGGCTTTTTTAACGAATGTTTTCAGGGAATTACTGGCAGTTTTGATTATGCCTTTTTTAGCTAAACATGTTGGTCAGATTACCACAATTGCACCTAGTGGAGCCACAAGTATGGATACAACCTTACCTTTGATTTCACGACTAACCAATCCCGAAACTACCCTACTTGCTTTTGTCAATGGTGCTATTCTTTCTGCCCTGGTACCTATTTTGGTTCCCCTTTTAATTCAGTTGTAA
- a CDS encoding porin family protein, translating into MKKTTVLFLVGALVLIFGGMVCAKELENIKLIGGITYNTYDYTIHSIEGVADINEELEDLKKGVGFFTGIQYWLNEWVGFEAGFDIAGSSYKDTFDMIEFKLKSKLTGPYGTLVLRLLDILKVNAGIGYYSYNLIESIKTIDFTISETISKGNGFGILLGGQISIPIQNNFSIDGNVGCRLININVEEDNVSINMSGFRFGGGITYHY; encoded by the coding sequence ATGAAAAAAACAACTGTACTGTTTTTAGTCGGGGCTCTGGTCTTAATATTTGGAGGCATGGTATGTGCAAAAGAATTAGAAAATATTAAGCTTATTGGTGGTATTACCTATAATACTTATGACTATACTATTCATTCAATTGAGGGAGTAGCTGATATAAATGAAGAATTAGAAGACTTAAAAAAAGGTGTTGGATTTTTTACAGGTATCCAATATTGGCTTAATGAGTGGGTTGGATTTGAAGCAGGGTTTGATATAGCTGGGAGTTCTTATAAAGATACATTTGATATGATTGAATTTAAATTAAAAAGTAAATTAACTGGACCTTATGGAACCCTAGTTTTACGTCTATTAGATATATTAAAAGTAAATGCAGGTATTGGTTATTATTCTTATAATCTTATCGAATCTATTAAAACGATTGATTTTACAATATCCGAAACAATATCCAAAGGTAATGGTTTTGGAATTTTGCTGGGAGGACAAATTAGTATTCCTATCCAAAATAATTTCTCTATTGATGGTAATGTCGGATGTCGATTAATTAACATTAATGTTGAAGAAGATAATGTTTCTATTAATATGAGTGGTTTCCGTTTTGGTGGAGGTATTACATATCATTATTAA
- a CDS encoding ABC transporter ATP-binding protein, which produces MQNFHEEEVLGKAYDARLMRRLLRYAKPYWSWILLSILLLFAITGLELLRPYLVKVAIDEHINAYYRPYLVFEEKPETDLDGFIYQGMYYIRSDEIDESLYPNVQRKQIIYKKGTYYLISGVINVNEDFSIQPIDNEQVIIKVGEKEFTGKVLKKADLKLFRKKDADAVFRISLIFIALLILGFCLNYGQVYLLQWTGQKIIFNIREELFSHIEKLSLSFFDNNPVGRLVTRVTNDVQTLNEMYTSVLVNLFKDLFMLVGILIVMLKLNFRLALYSFTVLPLIIISTIIFRIKAREAYRKVRTRLAQVNANLAENISGMKIVQIFNQEKKKFNEFDRINKSYYKATLEELLAFAIFRPMMEIISSLGLAIILWFGGKQVIQGSLQFGVLFAFVNYIQQFFRPILDLTEKYNILQSAMASSERIFMLLDEKEGIPNPKKPQKLEQVRGSIEFKDVWFAYNEDEWVLKGINFTINPGETVAFVGATGAGKSSIINLISRFYDIQKGQILIDGKDIKTLDKYELRKRIGIVLQDVFLFTGDIKSNIRLNDKTITDEKIQEVARYVNADQFISKLPKKYDEPVTERGSTLSAGQRQLLAFARTLAYDPDILILDEATANIDTETELLIQDALKKLTKDRTTLIIAHRLSTIQHADKIIVLHKGKIREMGTHQELLAKKGIYYKLYQLQYKENFTSKQNNAAC; this is translated from the coding sequence ATGCAAAACTTTCACGAAGAAGAGGTTTTAGGAAAGGCCTATGATGCAAGATTAATGCGTCGCCTGTTACGCTATGCAAAACCTTATTGGTCATGGATTCTCCTTTCCATCCTCCTTTTATTTGCCATTACCGGTCTCGAATTGCTAAGACCGTATCTGGTTAAAGTAGCTATAGATGAACACATTAATGCCTATTACCGTCCATATCTTGTCTTTGAAGAAAAGCCCGAAACTGATCTGGATGGATTTATATATCAGGGAATGTACTATATCCGCAGTGATGAAATTGATGAAAGCCTATATCCAAACGTACAGCGAAAACAGATAATCTATAAAAAGGGAACCTATTATCTCATCTCCGGGGTTATTAATGTCAACGAAGATTTCAGTATCCAGCCCATAGATAATGAACAGGTAATAATCAAAGTGGGTGAAAAAGAGTTTACTGGAAAAGTTCTTAAAAAAGCTGATTTAAAGCTCTTTAGAAAAAAAGACGCGGATGCTGTTTTCCGTATTAGCCTGATCTTTATCGCTTTACTTATTTTAGGATTCTGCTTAAACTATGGTCAGGTCTATCTTTTGCAGTGGACCGGTCAGAAAATTATCTTTAACATTAGAGAGGAATTGTTCTCTCATATAGAAAAGCTCTCCCTCTCTTTTTTTGATAATAATCCAGTAGGACGGCTTGTCACCCGGGTTACCAATGATGTCCAGACCCTCAATGAAATGTATACCAGTGTATTAGTAAATCTTTTTAAAGATCTATTCATGTTAGTGGGAATTCTGATTGTTATGCTGAAACTCAATTTCAGATTGGCATTATACAGCTTTACCGTACTGCCGCTGATTATTATCTCTACTATTATCTTTAGAATTAAAGCAAGGGAAGCTTATCGGAAGGTGCGAACCCGATTGGCCCAGGTCAATGCAAATCTTGCTGAAAATATTAGCGGGATGAAGATTGTTCAGATTTTTAACCAGGAGAAAAAGAAATTTAATGAATTCGACAGAATCAATAAGAGCTACTATAAAGCAACTTTAGAGGAACTTCTGGCTTTCGCCATTTTTAGACCGATGATGGAGATTATCTCATCACTGGGGCTTGCAATTATTCTCTGGTTTGGAGGCAAACAGGTAATTCAGGGTTCCCTTCAATTTGGTGTTCTCTTTGCCTTTGTCAACTATATTCAACAATTTTTCCGGCCCATTTTAGATTTAACTGAGAAATATAATATTTTGCAATCAGCTATGGCTTCTTCTGAGCGAATCTTTATGCTTTTAGATGAAAAAGAAGGCATACCTAATCCAAAAAAACCCCAGAAATTAGAGCAAGTACGGGGTTCTATCGAATTTAAAGATGTCTGGTTTGCCTATAATGAAGATGAATGGGTTCTTAAAGGTATAAACTTTACCATTAACCCTGGTGAGACAGTTGCTTTTGTTGGAGCAACAGGTGCTGGTAAATCATCAATAATTAACTTAATCAGCCGCTTTTACGATATTCAGAAAGGTCAAATTCTGATTGATGGAAAAGATATAAAAACCCTGGATAAATATGAATTACGCAAAAGAATTGGTATAGTTTTACAGGATGTATTCCTCTTTACAGGAGATATCAAAAGTAATATTCGTTTGAATGATAAAACAATCACCGATGAGAAGATTCAAGAAGTCGCTCGCTATGTAAATGCTGACCAGTTCATTAGTAAACTGCCAAAGAAATATGATGAACCGGTAACAGAACGGGGTTCCACCCTTTCTGCTGGACAGCGACAGCTATTAGCATTTGCCAGGACTCTGGCCTATGATCCCGACATTTTAATTCTTGATGAGGCTACAGCCAATATTGATACCGAAACCGAACTTTTAATTCAAGATGCATTAAAGAAACTGACCAAAGATAGAACCACACTAATCATCGCCCACCGCCTTTCTACTATCCAACATGCTGATAAGATTATCGTTCTCCATAAAGGGAAAATTCGTGAAATGGGAACTCATCAGGAGTTACTTGCAAAGAAGGGAATTTACTATAAACTATATCAATTACAGTATAAAGAAAATTTTACTTCTAAACAAAATAATGCAGCATGCTAG
- a CDS encoding IS1182 family transposase: MKRKNHNKKTFIEYNMNQTMLPLSFDVFIPENHLVRVVNSAIERMNIEPLLEKYKGGGRSSYHPKMMLKVIVYAYTQRIYSSRRIAKALRENIYFMWLSGNNKPDFRTINRFRSEIMKDVIDEVFASVLELLIEEGYVKLENYFLDGTKIEANANKYSFVWRKATKKYKARLRAKINELLKEIEKTNEEENRLYGDNDLEEMGEGKEIDSKKLEEKIKELEERLEKNSKNKKLKKTIKELKTKCLPRMKKYEQQEEILNGRNSYSKTDTDATFMRMKEDHMKNGQLKPAYNVQIGTENQFVVGYSIHQRPADSRCLIPHLEKVKEVTGKIPENVIADSGYGSEENYDYLEKANTNIYVKYNTFHKEQKKKFKNDIFKVENWPYDKENDEFICPVQRRLIYCKTKEIKTENGYTKQIRYYKCENCDGCELKENCTKAKGDRVIRINFKLREYKQKVKENLCSDKGMKLRSQRAIEAESVFGRIKGNWSFRRFLLRGLEKVKIEWGLLCIAHNLAKLATV, from the coding sequence ATGAAGAGGAAAAACCATAATAAAAAGACATTTATTGAATATAATATGAATCAGACAATGTTGCCTTTGAGTTTTGATGTGTTTATTCCTGAAAATCATTTAGTAAGGGTGGTAAATTCAGCTATAGAAAGGATGAATATTGAACCCCTGCTTGAAAAATATAAAGGTGGGGGTAGAAGCAGCTACCATCCGAAAATGATGCTTAAGGTTATAGTATATGCCTATACTCAGAGAATATATTCATCAAGACGAATTGCCAAGGCACTTCGGGAAAATATTTATTTTATGTGGCTTAGTGGTAACAATAAACCTGATTTTCGGACGATAAACCGATTCAGATCAGAGATCATGAAAGATGTTATTGATGAGGTATTTGCATCAGTATTGGAACTTCTTATAGAAGAAGGATATGTAAAGTTAGAGAATTACTTTTTAGATGGTACAAAAATAGAAGCTAATGCAAACAAATATAGCTTTGTCTGGAGAAAAGCGACAAAGAAGTACAAAGCAAGGCTTAGGGCAAAAATTAATGAACTTTTAAAAGAGATTGAGAAAACCAACGAAGAAGAGAATAGATTGTATGGGGATAATGACCTGGAGGAGATGGGTGAAGGAAAAGAAATAGATTCAAAGAAACTCGAAGAAAAAATTAAGGAACTTGAAGAACGTCTAGAAAAGAACTCCAAAAACAAGAAGTTAAAGAAAACAATTAAAGAGCTCAAGACTAAATGTCTTCCCAGAATGAAAAAATATGAGCAACAGGAAGAGATTTTAAATGGACGAAACAGTTATTCTAAAACAGATACTGATGCAACTTTTATGAGAATGAAAGAAGACCACATGAAAAATGGGCAATTGAAGCCCGCATATAATGTTCAGATAGGTACAGAGAATCAGTTTGTAGTTGGTTATAGTATTCATCAAAGGCCGGCAGATTCAAGATGCTTAATACCTCATTTAGAAAAAGTAAAAGAAGTTACAGGTAAGATTCCGGAAAATGTGATAGCTGATTCAGGTTATGGTAGTGAGGAAAATTATGATTACTTAGAGAAAGCCAATACTAATATTTATGTTAAGTATAATACTTTTCATAAAGAACAAAAGAAGAAGTTTAAAAATGATATATTTAAAGTAGAAAACTGGCCGTATGATAAAGAAAACGACGAGTTTATTTGTCCTGTTCAAAGAAGACTCATTTACTGTAAGACAAAAGAAATTAAGACTGAAAATGGATATACTAAACAAATTAGATATTACAAATGCGAAAATTGTGATGGGTGTGAGTTAAAAGAAAATTGTACCAAGGCCAAAGGTGATCGAGTAATAAGAATAAATTTTAAATTACGTGAATATAAGCAAAAGGTAAAGGAAAACCTTTGTTCCGATAAAGGTATGAAACTCCGTTCTCAAAGAGCAATTGAAGCGGAATCTGTCTTTGGAAGGATCAAAGGTAATTGGTCATTCCGGAGATTTCTGCTTCGTGGCCTTGAGAAAGTAAAAATTGAATGGGGTTTACTGTGTATAGCCCATAACCTGGCTAAACTGGCAACAGTATAG
- a CDS encoding ABC transporter ATP-binding protein, with amino-acid sequence MRSFKTLWPFIKEHKWMYILGIIWVAFTDALQLITPQLLRTITDRFQEGNLTLKELLYYTVLIIAIALGIAIFRFLWRWFVIGTSRKMEYYLRNKFFAHLQKLSTNFFNHHKTGDLMAHATNDINSVRMAMGPGIVFAFDGFFLTLTTLAILLSINVRLTLISLIPLPFLAIIVTSFGQVIHKRFLNVQDAFSKLTDKVQENFAGIRVVKSFVQEKFEIDKFTEANQLNMNANMHLVRIWGMFHPLIEVFATLSFVIILGYGGRLVMLGEISLGDFVAFYTYLGLMTWPIIAIGWVINIFQRGSASMKRINAILHEKPEIYNYPDTRYEHTIKGKIEFKNLTFRYSKDTPPVLKNINLTIKEGQTLAIVGRTGSGKTTLVNLLLRLFNPERGQIFIDGVDINQIPLETLRQNIGYVPQDNFLFSTTIAENINFAFEKLDMPKIEEAAKIAQVYENIMDFPKKFETMVGERGVTLSGGQKQRISIARAIIKNPKILILDDCLSAVDTQTEEKILKELRKIMKDRTSIIISHRISSIKDADHIIVLEKGEIIEEGTHEELLKANGLYSYLYEKQLLEENLESA; translated from the coding sequence TTGCGAAGTTTTAAAACCTTATGGCCCTTTATCAAAGAACATAAATGGATGTATATATTGGGAATTATCTGGGTTGCCTTTACAGATGCACTCCAATTAATTACACCTCAACTTTTAAGAACTATAACTGACCGATTTCAAGAAGGAAACCTGACCTTAAAAGAACTACTGTATTATACTGTGTTAATCATAGCTATCGCTTTGGGAATTGCAATCTTTCGATTCTTATGGCGCTGGTTTGTAATTGGTACATCCAGAAAAATGGAATACTATCTCAGAAACAAATTCTTTGCACATCTGCAAAAACTCTCAACCAATTTCTTTAATCATCATAAAACCGGAGATTTGATGGCCCATGCCACCAATGATATCAACTCTGTCAGAATGGCTATGGGACCAGGAATTGTTTTTGCTTTTGATGGATTCTTTTTAACCCTTACAACCCTGGCTATATTGCTATCTATTAATGTCAGGTTAACTCTCATTTCTCTTATCCCACTGCCCTTTTTGGCAATTATAGTCACAAGTTTTGGCCAGGTTATTCACAAGCGGTTCTTAAATGTACAGGATGCCTTTTCCAAACTAACTGACAAAGTTCAGGAAAACTTTGCCGGAATCCGGGTGGTCAAATCCTTTGTGCAGGAAAAATTTGAAATCGACAAATTTACTGAAGCCAATCAACTCAATATGAATGCCAATATGCATCTGGTTAGAATCTGGGGAATGTTCCACCCTCTAATCGAAGTTTTTGCTACTTTAAGTTTTGTAATCATTCTGGGCTACGGTGGCAGATTGGTTATGTTAGGTGAAATCAGCCTGGGTGATTTTGTGGCTTTCTATACATATTTAGGTCTGATGACCTGGCCAATTATTGCCATCGGTTGGGTGATAAATATTTTCCAACGAGGTTCTGCCTCTATGAAACGAATCAATGCCATCTTACATGAAAAACCCGAAATCTATAATTATCCCGATACCAGATATGAACATACCATTAAAGGTAAAATTGAATTCAAGAATCTTACCTTTAGATATTCAAAAGATACACCTCCAGTTTTAAAAAATATCAATTTAACTATTAAAGAAGGTCAGACCCTTGCCATTGTAGGTCGTACCGGTAGTGGTAAAACCACTCTGGTCAATTTGCTCCTTAGACTCTTTAATCCAGAACGAGGGCAAATATTTATTGACGGAGTTGATATAAATCAAATTCCTTTAGAAACACTCAGGCAAAATATCGGCTATGTACCCCAGGATAACTTCCTTTTTTCCACTACCATTGCTGAAAATATTAATTTTGCTTTTGAAAAGTTAGATATGCCTAAAATAGAAGAAGCAGCCAAAATTGCACAGGTATATGAAAATATTATGGATTTCCCAAAAAAATTTGAAACTATGGTAGGAGAACGAGGTGTTACCCTCTCTGGGGGTCAAAAACAACGTATTTCCATAGCGAGAGCCATTATTAAAAATCCGAAAATTCTCATTTTAGATGACTGTCTCTCAGCGGTAGATACACAAACAGAAGAGAAAATTCTTAAAGAATTAAGAAAAATAATGAAGGATAGAACCAGCATCATTATTTCTCATAGAATTTCTTCCATTAAAGATGCAGACCATATCATTGTCTTAGAAAAGGGTGAAATTATTGAGGAAGGTACTCATGAGGAATTACTGAAAGCTAACGGACTGTATAGTTACCTCTATGAGAAACAGCTTCTTGAAGAAAACTTAGAATCTGCTTGA
- a CDS encoding cation diffusion facilitator family transporter, protein MDIQEREAVGKRVLIVTIIGNVILTILKAIAGFLSGSTAMISDAVHSLSDILSTVVAMIGIKISSLPADEDHHYGHGRAEAVATKILAMLIVFTGLGIGWAAVEGLIRGDYTIPGQAALWAALISIVSKEWMYRYTRKKGEEIKSNALIADAHHHRSDAFSSITALIGIAGGRLGYPILDPIAGLIVAVLVVKIGAELYWESIQELVDRAPAREILKEIARATVYTEGVINVHDIKARTHGPHVYVDLTICVNRFLPVYKGHEIAHATVDHIKKHLPEVKDVLVHVNPCVHVINEDDYHLYCNECSVLPRGELLLGFDAKERVYENRKKYRLQDNE, encoded by the coding sequence ATGGATATACAGGAACGGGAAGCTGTTGGAAAACGGGTATTAATAGTGACTATTATTGGGAATGTAATCTTAACAATATTGAAGGCGATTGCCGGATTTTTATCGGGAAGTACAGCTATGATCTCAGATGCTGTCCACTCTCTCTCTGATATATTGAGTACCGTTGTGGCTATGATTGGGATTAAAATTTCCAGTTTACCTGCTGATGAGGATCACCATTATGGTCATGGTCGTGCGGAAGCAGTAGCTACCAAGATTCTCGCCATGTTAATTGTTTTTACCGGTCTGGGAATTGGTTGGGCTGCTGTTGAGGGGCTTATTCGAGGAGATTATACTATACCTGGTCAGGCTGCTTTATGGGCTGCCTTAATATCGATAGTAAGTAAGGAGTGGATGTATCGATATACCCGGAAAAAAGGAGAAGAGATTAAGAGTAATGCCCTGATAGCCGATGCTCACCATCATCGTTCAGATGCATTTTCATCCATTACTGCATTGATAGGTATTGCTGGTGGCCGTTTGGGTTATCCTATTCTGGATCCTATTGCTGGACTTATCGTTGCAGTCTTGGTTGTAAAAATCGGTGCCGAACTTTACTGGGAATCTATTCAGGAGCTGGTTGATCGGGCGCCGGCCCGTGAGATTTTGAAAGAAATTGCCAGGGCAACTGTATATACAGAAGGAGTTATTAATGTACATGATATTAAAGCCAGGACCCATGGCCCTCATGTTTATGTGGATTTAACGATCTGTGTTAACCGTTTTCTGCCGGTATATAAAGGTCATGAAATAGCTCATGCTACAGTAGATCACATAAAAAAACATCTTCCCGAGGTTAAAGATGTTTTAGTTCATGTCAATCCCTGTGTTCATGTAATAAATGAAGATGACTATCATCTATACTGTAATGAATGCAGTGTTTTACCAAGGGGTGAACTTCTCTTAGGCTTTGATGCTAAAGAGCGGGTTTATGAAAATCGTAAGAAATATAGATTACAGGATAATGAATGA
- the glnA gene encoding type I glutamate--ammonia ligase, translating to MFKSYDELQRYCQENQIQMIDFRMIALTGEIKHLTIPVSRLSPKIFEEGIGFDGSNYGYTKVEKSDMVFIPDITSAFKDPFWDVPTLSMIGDVFAISETKEPFEHDPRYIAKKAEDYLKESGIADANMISPEFEFYVFDNIAYQYEAHDIKLKLDAENAYWRRGNELYPNLGYQNRKHGGYHAAPPLDTLHNLRSEMVIELEKAGIQVKYHHHEVGGPGQLEIELEFDTPRQMADTSLLLKYILKNVAVRNGKTLTFMPKPIFGEAGNGMHVHMYLLKDGQNIFYDPEGYEGLSEIAFYYMGGILKHAKALMGFTNPSTNSYKRLVPGYEAPVSICFATSNRSSVIRIPGYVKDPAKKRFEFRPSDATCNPYLAFAALLMAGIDGIINKIDPRKEGYGPYNINIFELSPEERAKIGALPASLDEALDCLETDHEFLTRGGVMSESFIENWIAKKREEARAVNTRPHPYEFELYYSF from the coding sequence ATGTTCAAATCTTATGATGAATTACAGCGGTACTGCCAGGAAAATCAAATCCAGATGATTGATTTCCGGATGATTGCTCTCACAGGTGAGATAAAACATCTAACTATCCCTGTCTCCCGACTCTCTCCTAAAATTTTTGAAGAGGGAATCGGTTTTGATGGTTCTAATTATGGTTATACCAAAGTTGAAAAAAGTGATATGGTCTTTATTCCTGATATAACCAGTGCTTTTAAGGATCCGTTCTGGGATGTACCTACTTTGAGTATGATTGGAGATGTCTTCGCTATCTCTGAGACAAAAGAACCTTTTGAACATGATCCGAGATATATTGCTAAAAAGGCCGAAGATTATCTAAAAGAATCAGGAATTGCTGATGCCAATATGATCAGTCCTGAATTTGAATTCTATGTATTTGACAATATAGCCTATCAATATGAAGCTCATGATATAAAATTAAAGTTGGATGCAGAAAATGCTTATTGGCGGAGAGGTAATGAACTTTATCCAAACCTGGGTTATCAAAACCGTAAGCATGGTGGTTACCATGCAGCACCCCCCTTGGATACTCTTCATAACTTAAGAAGTGAGATGGTCATTGAATTAGAAAAAGCAGGTATTCAAGTTAAATACCACCATCACGAAGTAGGCGGCCCCGGGCAGTTGGAGATCGAACTGGAATTCGATACTCCCCGGCAAATGGCTGATACATCATTACTTTTAAAATATATCCTTAAAAACGTGGCAGTCCGGAATGGTAAAACATTGACCTTCATGCCCAAACCCATCTTCGGTGAGGCAGGCAATGGAATGCACGTCCATATGTACCTATTAAAAGATGGACAAAATATCTTCTATGATCCCGAAGGATATGAAGGATTAAGTGAAATAGCCTTTTATTACATGGGCGGAATTTTAAAACACGCAAAAGCCCTGATGGGATTTACCAATCCATCAACTAACTCCTATAAACGTCTCGTACCCGGATATGAAGCACCTGTCAGTATATGTTTTGCTACTTCCAATCGTAGTTCTGTAATCCGGATACCGGGTTATGTAAAAGATCCTGCAAAAAAACGGTTTGAATTTAGACCATCTGATGCAACCTGTAATCCATACCTTGCCTTTGCAGCTCTTCTTATGGCAGGAATTGATGGTATAATCAATAAAATCGACCCAAGAAAAGAAGGTTACGGACCGTATAATATCAATATTTTTGAACTTTCTCCTGAAGAAAGGGCCAAAATCGGTGCACTACCAGCCAGCTTAGATGAAGCCTTAGATTGTCTGGAAACCGACCATGAGTTCTTGACACGAGGCGGAGTTATGAGCGAATCTTTCATTGAAAACTGGATTGCTAAAAAGCGTGAGGAAGCCCGGGCAGTTAATACACGGCCCCATCCATACGAATTTGAACTTTACTATAGCTTCTAA
- the add gene encoding adenosine deaminase, producing MENLRDQLMALPKVELHLHLDGSVNPETILELAQKEGIDLPTENLDELRRYLEVPEDCKSLGEYLQKFEFPLAVMQTKEGLKRIAYELCERVAKENVRYFEVRFAPQLHTRKGLTLNEVVEAVLDGLNEGKREFNVKAGLILCAMRHQPVEINLEIADLAARFKEKGVVAVDLAGDEANFPVEDHAEVFERAKASGLHITIHAGEAAGAQSVAKAIELGAERIGHGVRSFEDPEVLAKLKEKKILLEVCPKSNRHTKAVRNISEHPVKEYFDKGIRVSINTDNRTVSNTSLTDEYQLVMEELGFTVDEIKKMILYAAETVFLPESERDQLVQEIKAELDL from the coding sequence AAAACTTAAGGGATCAACTTATGGCATTGCCAAAGGTAGAACTTCATTTGCATTTAGATGGATCAGTTAATCCAGAGACAATTCTGGAGCTGGCTCAAAAAGAAGGAATTGACCTACCAACTGAGAATTTGGATGAACTGCGCCGTTATCTTGAAGTTCCTGAAGATTGCAAATCTCTTGGTGAGTATTTGCAAAAATTTGAATTTCCCCTTGCAGTAATGCAGACTAAAGAAGGGTTAAAAAGAATAGCTTATGAGCTATGTGAGAGAGTAGCTAAAGAAAATGTTCGCTATTTTGAAGTCAGATTTGCTCCTCAATTACATACACGAAAAGGTTTAACTTTAAATGAGGTTGTGGAAGCGGTATTGGATGGACTTAATGAAGGTAAGAGAGAGTTTAATGTCAAAGCCGGATTAATTCTCTGTGCTATGCGTCATCAGCCTGTAGAAATAAACTTAGAAATTGCTGACCTGGCAGCCCGGTTTAAGGAAAAAGGTGTGGTTGCTGTGGATCTTGCTGGAGATGAGGCCAATTTCCCTGTGGAAGATCATGCAGAGGTCTTTGAAAGAGCGAAAGCCAGTGGACTTCATATCACTATTCATGCTGGAGAAGCCGCAGGTGCCCAGAGTGTGGCTAAGGCTATTGAATTGGGTGCAGAACGGATTGGGCATGGAGTACGCTCCTTTGAAGACCCGGAAGTACTGGCAAAATTGAAAGAAAAGAAAATTTTATTGGAGGTCTGTCCGAAGAGTAATCGTCATACTAAAGCAGTAAGGAATATAAGTGAGCATCCAGTTAAGGAATATTTTGATAAAGGTATTAGAGTATCTATAAACACAGATAACCGTACTGTTTCCAATACATCATTAACAGATGAATATCAACTGGTTATGGAGGAGCTGGGCTTTACAGTTGATGAGATTAAAAAGATGATTCTTTACGCTGCTGAAACTGTCTTTTTGCCTGAATCGGAGCGGGATCAGTTGGTGCAGGAGATAAAAGCGGAGTTAGATTTATAA